Sequence from the Crassostrea angulata isolate pt1a10 chromosome 9, ASM2561291v2, whole genome shotgun sequence genome:
TGTTTTTCTGTACAATCTTTCAATGCATTTCCTGTGAAAATTTATTCTCTTTTTAAattgatagaaaataattttttaagattttccatgttttacaattttgagGAACATTGCTTTTATTTATGATGTGTTAATGTGATTACCAATAAATAATACTGTGTTATACAACCTTTGAAGATAATGGGGAGCAAAATCtaatttagaatataaaattaGATATGACTATTGAGTATTGATGTATTAGTACccaagtatttttattttcatagggTCTTCATCAAATAACCAAACTTAGGAATAGAAGGTATATTACATAGATTTATAATGTGACTTTGAAATcacaaaaatgtacaaaaaagtacaaaaaaatctgttcttttttttagaattgAAGAGTTCTGGGAACCTAATGTTGAAGGATTAGAAAGGtattgaaattgttttgaaaattgtctTTTATAAACAGAGCAAgttttcctttaatattatcATTCAAAGCGGCTTTTCTTCTATTTATAGACTAAAAGTCAACAGAGATATTCCTGCCATTTCTATATTATTATCCAAAGATCCATTAGATGCCAGCACACCAGGGTAAATAAGATATTCTTTTGGTCATTAATCTGGTCTTCCTCTATCTCTGCATATAGATGTactcccaaaaaaaaatgggATAGAATTGTTGCAAACTCATTGCATGTCACTATAGTATATGATACTGTGGATTCCTATTTATAtgcgaggaattaatttccGCATAAAATCACGAGAGGCAACCCTCACAGATTAAGAATCttgcttttatatttcagacagttttgaactgtagaaaattataacaaaaaatcgGTGATcgcaattttaaatttttgtgatTTGATACGAAACAGCAGAATTAAGCactcgcataaaataaggaatttacaataCTCAATAAGCAAATGGAGATCAGCCTTGTGTTTCCGACATATGGCATAAAAACTGGCAAcccttttaaaaaggaattGCAAGTACATATAAATCTGTTCAGAACAATGGGCACTGTACAGAAAATATGTGAAATtataatattcaattttaataataatggTTGTATCATCTTTCCTTAATCATTTATAGGTACCAGGCCCCTGGATCTTTTGAGGAGTTTTGGAAATCTGAACTGCAGCAACAAAAACCAGTAAAACGGAAACATAAAAAGTATTACACCAAGAAGGACATGGATAGTGCTAAAAATAGAAACACTGAAACACAGAAGAGCTAACTGTTACAGCAGGGGGACAAATTGATATTAATTGTTTCATAGTTAGCATTAAACAGGAATATGAGAGAGGCAAATATCAGGGAATATGTGTTCAGACCATGGAAATTTAAGAGCGATAATGATAAACTGATATCTTGAACTGTTTATGGCATATGAAGGATCTCTTTGTCATTGTAAATTCAGTTGAGTTGAATGTTTACTGCAATAGTTTGTTGAATTATATATACAAACTGTACATGATTGTGTAATGAGTATATTTAAACACTGTACATTGGATATAGGCATTTagttatataaatgattttaatttttgaactttGCTTTAAAGGTTGCAAAAAATGGGTACAGTTATGAATAAGAAATCAATTTTATGTATGAAGGTAGATACATATTTAGTATAAGATATGTGTACAGCTACATGTATGATGCATGTATGCCTGGTATGTACACAAGAACCACAGGTTTTTGGTGTTATATGttgagaaaataaaataacttgACTGTACTGGTATcttttctttgtatttaagaAATGCTTTATGATAGCTTAGTCAATTCAttgccagcccccccccccccccccaaccccctaGTACTGAGTCTCCAACACTCCTAATGTTCATCATTTTAGTCATTTAAGTCtatgtagaaccattttaacaagaccttggactttcagtagggcg
This genomic interval carries:
- the LOC128163739 gene encoding ribonuclease P protein subunit p25-like protein is translated as MENYTKGETREVEMEPLFEVDQTGVDMKVNAGSKIRNLMGYAMNKVKNPSVKRVVWNGSGKAITKTVTCAEIMKRKIKGLHQITKLRNRRIEEFWEPNVEGLERLKVNRDIPAISILLSKDPLDASTPGYQAPGSFEEFWKSELQQQKPVKRKHKKYYTKKDMDSAKNRNTETQKS